CGCCAAGATCGCCGCGGCGATCGACAACGCCAAGGGCTGGCGCGCGATCATGGAAAGCGAGGGCAGCTTCGCCGGCTTCGTCTGGTCCTTCGTCGGTGGCCGGCCGATCGTCAATCGCTGGCGCGGCCTGGACGAGGTCCCGGTTGAGACGGAGGAGTCCCGCGCGCTCTCCAAGGCGCTCAAGAAGCGGGGCTTTCGCTTCGTCGGCCCGACCATCTGCTACGCCTTCATGCAGGCCGTCGGCATGGTCAACGACCACACGACCGACTGCTTTCGCCACCGCGAGGTGTCGGCGATGGCGACCCACGAGCCATGAAGGCGCCCAACTCGCACTATCGGCGGCTCATGACGGCGCCGCGCCTGGCGCGCGTCGGCCTCGGACTGCTGCTGGTCGTCGGCGGCTTCTTCGGCTTCCTGCCGGTGCTGGGCTTCTGGATGATCCCGCTCGGCTTGGTCGTGATCTTCTTCGAGGCGCCCTGGGTGCGCGAGCGCTGGCGCCGGTCCCGGGCCTGGCTGAAGCAGAGGCGCTCGCAGCGCGAGCGGGCGTGACCGCGGGCGGCAGGCGGGCCCGCGGCATACCATGTGACGTCGATCTGGTCCGCTCGTGAGGTTTCCGCCATCATGGGCGGCGATTCCCATGACACGGAACGGAGAGGGTCCATGCGCAAGCTTTTCCTGGTGCTGTTCGTCGCCGCTCTGACCAGCGGCTGCGCGGTCGGCAACTCGCACCGCTACGACCTGGGAGACGCGGAACTCACTCTGGAAACCCAGAAATCCGTGGCGGTCATGACCATCGATCTTCGGCCCTATATCCTGGACG
Above is a genomic segment from Kiloniellales bacterium containing:
- a CDS encoding DNA-3-methyladenine glycosylase I; this encodes MTAEGRTRCAWVGAEAIYRDYHDREWGVPLLDDCALFEMLILEGAQAGLSWLTILKKRENYRAVFDGFDPDVVAGYGAEKTAALLADPGIVRNRAKIAAAIDNAKGWRAIMESEGSFAGFVWSFVGGRPIVNRWRGLDEVPVETEESRALSKALKKRGFRFVGPTICYAFMQAVGMVNDHTTDCFRHREVSAMATHEP